A DNA window from Halorussus salinus contains the following coding sequences:
- a CDS encoding IMPACT family protein — protein MTDDTYLTLAGRGQATFEIRGSEFIGHAAPAADRDEAEEFVAEVRAEYDDATHNVPAYRVRESSGGGSASGGDAGTSRGMLREYGDDDGEPSGSAGKPALNVLQQEGVENAVAVVTRYYGGTNLGVGGLARAYSQGVKEAIEEAGIVTERPHERFSVGVEYDDSGTVRGILESASGEEGATFDAEYAERVTFEVRVPVEEAEGLRDRIRSATSGRADIGGASGGDATGGDE, from the coding sequence ATGACCGACGACACGTATCTCACGCTGGCGGGCCGGGGGCAGGCGACCTTCGAGATTCGCGGCTCGGAATTTATCGGCCACGCCGCGCCCGCCGCCGACCGCGACGAGGCCGAGGAGTTCGTCGCCGAGGTTCGGGCCGAGTACGACGACGCGACGCACAACGTCCCGGCCTACCGGGTCCGGGAGTCGAGCGGCGGCGGGTCGGCGTCCGGTGGCGACGCCGGGACCAGTCGCGGGATGCTCCGGGAGTACGGCGACGACGACGGCGAACCCTCCGGGTCGGCGGGCAAACCCGCGCTGAACGTCCTCCAGCAGGAGGGCGTCGAGAACGCCGTCGCGGTCGTGACCCGCTACTACGGCGGGACGAACCTCGGCGTCGGCGGACTGGCGCGGGCCTACTCGCAGGGCGTCAAGGAGGCCATCGAGGAGGCCGGAATCGTCACGGAGCGCCCCCACGAGCGGTTCTCGGTCGGCGTCGAGTACGACGATTCGGGGACCGTGCGGGGAATTTTAGAGAGCGCGAGCGGCGAGGAGGGCGCGACGTTCGACGCCGAGTACGCCGAGCGCGTGACGTTCGAGGTCCGAGTGCCCGTCGAGGAGGCCGAGGGGCTTCGGGACCGCATCCGGAGCGCGACGAGCGGTCGGGCCGACATCGGCGGCGCTAGCGGCGGCGACGCTACCGGTGGCGACGAGTGA